The Panicum virgatum strain AP13 chromosome 3N, P.virgatum_v5, whole genome shotgun sequence genome includes the window CCAATCATTTCCCTGAAAGCTCTTGTGGTGGCAGTAGAAGGCACGCGGTGCTTGAGACTGACAGTTGGCCATGCCGCCGTGGTCCCAGTGGCCAAATCTTGATTGGCTAGTCCAAGTAAAAAGTGTGCATGGAAGCACAAATCTTGATTACCAGAATCGGAATGTGCTTTTCAATCTGGCTGAGCTGATGGTCCAAATCGGCGCATGCCAAGGCCAGCCAATTCCAGTGCATGAAGCATCTATATCTGTTATTCTGTTGGAAGGAAGAGCTCAACCTTTTTTTTGAGAAGAAGAGCTCAACCTTTGGTGTAAAAAAGAACCGGATCCTTTCTGGAAACGACCAGCTGGAAGGAACGGACCTCCTTGTTTGGCTGGTGGTGGCCGACGTCTTCCTCGCCGCAGCGCATCAGATTCCACCAGGACTGCATGTGCTTCGCTTTCTTTTTTACGTCTGCCGGAGTCAATCCCAGTCTATCATCGGTCCCGGTGTTTGCAGTGATTTTTTATGTGGTGATGGTGTTGTGAATCCTTGTTGGATGTGGAGCATAGCTGCTCTTTTTTTGGAGGGAACTAcacgacttttttttttttgctgcttCGAGACGAGTGACGAGGTGAGAATCATTGGAGTCTTTAGTTGGcgaatttttttgggatttgctactgtagcacttttgtttttatttggtaattagtgtTTAATTttaaactaattagacttaaaagattcgtctcatcatttacagttaaactgtataattagttatttttttaaactaTAATTAATATTCCATGTATGTGTTCAAAAATTCGATTTGACGGAGAATcttaaaattttttgaaaactaaacagggccgcAATCCGTTTCGCTGAACCGCTGCTCCGTGCTGTTCGTGCACGTGCCCTCCCGCATTGGTATCTGGCGGCGTGCTCCTCCTCGGCTGCCCGTGCCGCCGCGACGGACGATGCAGGCAGGTTATGCAACGGAACCCCACTCGAACGAAACGCGTTTTCGCCGCGGCTCCTGCCTGCCGACAGCGCTTGTGCTGCCGACCCGACCGGCGAGCCAGCGACCATCAATCAGTTGGGAAACCTTCGTCGTTAAGTCTTCGGCATGTCCTACCCGTAGTCAATGAGCAAGATAATCATTGTCAGCGTGGATGATCCAGTTTGGCTCAAACATCGTTTTTGTTAGGAATACCACTCGAATGAGAGTGCTATTTTTTTGGGGGAAAAAAACTTGTGACAAGTTTGCAGAAACCATTCAAGCGGCGCCAAATTTGCAACGAACTACTAAATTTTTAAGCACGGTCAGTCCGCAGGCGAACAATACGGGTCTCAACGCAAAACTCCACAAGAACTTCCTCGACCTTGACCAGCCAGAGCCAGCAGCAGTTACGGGTGTCGCGTACGGCGTCGTCTCGCGCATCCTACGGCCACCCGCTATCCCCTTTTTGTCCTTTACTCAAAAGCGCAAGCCACCTCCTCGCTTCCGTCCCTTTCCATCCACTCtgctctcctctctccctctacgccgcctccgctcgccgTCCCAAATCAGCGGCTCACCGGCCGCAGCAGGCTCCCGTCTCCATGGGTCTCCTCTCCAACAGGTTATTCCTCACACTCCTtccttctctgttttttttgttcttAGATTCATTTGGTCAGTCTGATCTCTGCAGTGCGCGGttagcacccccccccccccttttgagAAATTTTTCCTCGTCTTTGAATAGGATTGGGAAGGAGAGCCTCAAGGCGGGGGATCACATCTACTCATGGAGGGCCGCCTGGGTCTACGCGCATCACGGTGCGGTGATTCGTCTCGTATTGCTCGCTCCGTTGTGTTTAAACTTGGATTGGATGATTGGATCAGATTGATTTGGCTAGGTTTTGGACCCCTTAAATTTGCGAAATGGGTGGCTGAATGTTATGCTTCAACCTCATGTTTTTAATAATGATTAAACTAGTTCATGTGTGTGTATCTCATTACCGATTTTGGGCATTTTGGGTTAGCAGGGGACCCATTTGAACTGATTGCCTCTGAAAATATTGTTCGGAATAGGGTCCTTTAGCATCTTGGGGCTGGGATTGATTCGCTAAATATCCTGCACACCAGAACCATTTTGTGAGCTATCCACATGTCGTTGGCTTGTGCATCAAATCAGCATAGATGATTTCGGGATACTGTCCATGAATTGTTGTACCATCCTCCAAAATTTGAAGCCCGAGGTTAAAATGCTAGTACTTTAGACAAAACAGAAGAGATGAAATCCCGTGGAAATGTTTGCCTTCCAAAGGGGGGCTAAGTTTGCTGCAGTTGTTTGCTTTTCTTGTTTTCCTTATTTTTGTTTACCATTTCCTAAAATTCTTGAGGAGTTGAATGGACTAAACTGGAAATTTTAGgcgagtagaatagttttaaaAGTGCATCAATAAAATAAGATTCTCGAATTTTTTGATATTACTCAAACTAAAAGTTTTTGAATATTTACACAAAATGGTGTATCCATGCACTGGAACTGAACATCTTGGATTGACTTGATAATAGATGAGACGCTTTGATTAGTGTGGCTGCAAGATCAGGTCATTCAGTTCCATCATACAAACTGCATACGCCATTAGATTACTTTTTCCCTCAAAGCGTTTGGAGAGCTGCCCTTTATTATGTTAAGACAGAATAAATGATCTGATTAcaatcaaggaaaaagaaacaaGGACCACATGGCCCTGGCTAAATAGAAAATGTAGCCCCAAAACCTAAAGGAATAACCACAACCGGGGGTTATAAAACAACTTTCAGTGCTTTGTCCAATGGATAAATGTACTGGATTTAATTGACCACCATTTGAGATGTATGACTTGGCTCAAAAGAAATTGCCACAACAGTTATTCTCAAAAGAAATTGCTACAACAGATTATGTATCTTGCTATAGTAACAGTCTTGTTGTGACTTTGTAGGAAATGGTCTGAGTATTTTATTGGGAAAATTTCTTATGCACCATGAAATGTTCATATTATCCATTATATGCCACTCATTGTGTCACTGACATGTCGATCTTAACACTGAACGCAAACCTATCAGTGACGTATAGAGGCATTTTTCAATGCATACAATCCTTTTTTGTTTGAGGTATCATTCGCAGTAAATTTTTGCAGAGTTAACCATACTTTTCTCACAGGAATATTTGTGGGTGATGATAAGGTGATTCATTTTACAAGAGGAAGGGACCAGGAGGTTGGAACAGGAACTGTCATTGATATTCTTCTTGTGAGTTCTGCACCTAAACGAAGCGACACGCCATGTCCGGTATGCACCAACGAAGACAATGAAACCAGCACGGAGACAAATGGTGTGGTGTCCTCTTGCCTCAACTGCTTCCTGGCTGGGGGTGCTCTCTACCGTTTTGAGTACGCAGTCAACCCAGCTCTCTTCCTTGCCAAAGCGCGAGGTGGAACGTGCACACTCGCTACCTCTGATCCTGACGAGGCAGTGATCCGCCGTGCCAAATACTTGCTGAGTAATGGTTTCAGGTGCTACAACCTATTCAAGAGCAACTGCGAGGACTTCGCAATATACTGCAAGactggcctccttgtggtggaGCGGGGTGTTGTTGGGCAGAGCGGGCAGGCTATCTCAATCATTGGTGGACCTCTCGCTGCGGTGATCTCAACACCGTTCCGCCTGGTGACCACAAACATCTATGGAATGGCGGTGATAGCCGTCGGGGTGTACTGTGCCAGCAGGTACACGGCTGACATTGGCAACCGTCATGATGTGGTGAAAGTGGAAGTCGAGGACCTGACAGCAGGACTGGCCAGCAGCAGGATCCGTGCGGTGGAGAACCAGCTGGTGGTCCCATCAGAAAGCCCGGCTGCCTAAAATGCAGCACTGCTTCTGTAACATCTGCAAGATTTACATCGGCCGAGACCTTCACTGCTGCTAAGTGTATGAATTGTTTGTTCATTGTGGTTAAAAATCTTCCGAAACTCTGTTGAAGTGAGGTTTCCGTTCGGAAATGTCTGTATGAGTATGGTGTATGGCTTGTCCAGTGTTGTGTATCAAGATAAAAATTACTGTTGTGTGTCTTGTCGTAATATCGAACTTGGTTTCTAAAGAACCGTGTTTATATGACAGCTTGGAGAGGTCCTTTCTGCTGTCAGTGGATACTTAGATTTTTCTCATAAACCGTGTTTTCTAAAGAACCGTGTTTATATGACAGCTTGGAGAGGTCCTTTCTGCTGTCAGTGGATACTTAAATTTTTCTCATAAGAAGAGGATCTGAGTACCTTGGACACTCCATTCTGATGGTAGCTCATAGCCTGAAACATTTGTACGtaatggcaacaaaatttatCTGCTGATATAATTTTCTTATCCAGCCGCAAATAAACTTGGCTGTGTAGCCTGTATGTAACATGTGGAATAACTCGCAAAACAAAAAACATATGAAGTAAGAATGTTGGCGTTTCCTGGACTATGGGCCAATGCTATCGTCTTAGCTGGATGCCCGCGGATACAAGGCCAAGTGCTTCATGGATTTTGGATTTTCCATTTTCGGCCATTCCACGGGTATAATTTTTGCAATTTAGTTCTTttttaaaagtttttttttcatttagaCCCGGCGGAAAGATTTGCAAAACTGAACGCTCGATACGGCATCAAAGGTCACGGCGCTGAGGGTCAACTTCATGGCGCCGTTATTACCCACGTCGACACGATGAATCAGGCTACCGTAATCTTCCTCTGAGTCTTTCTCTAGAGTCCTATATTCGTCCTCTAGGATCCCATATTCATCTTCTAGGGTTTCATATTCATCCTCTAGAGTCCTATATTCGTCTTCTAGGATTTCATATTTGCCGTCTCCCTCTCGGGTCCTATGTTCATTCTCTATGCTCTCATATTCATCCTCTAAGTCTTCCTCTCGAGTCCTATACTCTTCCTCTCGAGTCCGATATTCTTCCTCTAGGGTCCTATATCTAAATTTCACAATTCTTGAACCCTTTTTATCTTTTCTGTATCATGGATCATCAAAATAAGCAAAAATAGCATTTCTACGTAAAACACCCATAAAGGGTATTTCAATTCCAAACAGGATATTAGCTCTTTCTCTTGTTCTTGATGATATAAAGGAATTAGTCaaacttttttcctttttttcttgttAAATAATgccaaatcaaataaaaaaatattcaaaaatccaaaactaaaaaagaaataaattagttaattcaataaaaaagaaaaggggactAGTGAATTCGGTGCCAAACATCACGGCGCCGTCATGAAAGGACGCGGCGCCTGAGCATGTGGCGCCGTACGTTTGGACTCGGCGCCACAACCTGTGGCAGCTAATGAGCGTGGCGTCGTGCCCCAAGACATATGCCCCCTGCACgaatgtaacaccctaggtgtttaaaTTGCTAAACTAGAATCATTAGCATAACATCATGCATGAAGAACCcaaaaatttttaaataaatgcATCATCGGCCAGGTGGCCGATGGCCACCGCGCCATGCCCACCCAATGGCCGGTCGTGCTCGCCCGACCAGCTGCCTgagcccctctcctcctctgcaCGCTGCACGCTCGCCCGATCCCCTCTCTGCTCCGCCCGCATGCGTCGCTGGCACACCGCCTCGACGGCCAACTGCGACGCCGCCAGCCTACCATGCTCGGCCGCTGCCCAGCTCACCCAACCCTAGCGCACGTGATCCTCCCCTCCCACTCCATGATCTTGCCTGCCCATGGAACGACGCCCACGTGGCCATGGCTACCTGCACGCCGCTCCGGCGGCCAATGGCCCGTGTGCACCCTCCCCCCATTGTTGCGCCCTGTCCACCACCCCGAGCATCCAATGAGTAGCGGTACCTCGCCTCGACCCCACCtcacctctcctccctctctgtcGCTTATAAAAGGCCGAACTTGGCCCTGCTCGCGCGCTCAGAGCTCGCCGCTGCACGCCATTGCCGCTGACGGGCGCACCTCACCGTGGAACCCACCCCTCCGATCATCCACTGCCCGAACCGACCCCCTAGCTAGCTTCCCCACCTTCCACTGGTACTCTCCGGCTAGCCCTGACCCCTCCTCCCTCACCGGAGCATCACCGGCGCTGAGCTCCCCTACCGTCGCgctctgctccacgccaaccGGCCGTCTCCGACCGTCTCCACCCCTACCAAGACCACCCATAGGTGCGCCTCAGCCCCCTAGTGCTTCCTCGCCCCCTGGCCCTCGCTCACCGGCCGGCCAGTGCATCCCCGCCACCAAATCCGGCCAAGGGCCACATTGCAACAATTTTAATTTCTCTAGGGTCCCCAGTGCAAAActccagggacctatctgcgagtccttattttcccttttgttttcaaaagctgtgaacttgtaaattgtagataaaatcatagaaaaattataaaaatacaacttaaatgttttggaatcatTGCAACTATCTCTACACCTTTATTTACATGCCCATGTTCAATTTTTGCATATTTTTAGCTCTATAATAAAAACTAGTTTAATAAGCCATTAATTATATCTCATATTCTAGGCATGAACTGGTAGTGATTTTTGGACTGTGGCTTAGATTTTAGGAGCTCGGTtctgtgtaaaagtttcaagacCATGTCACCAATGTAGCTATAGTTCGTGTTTAGACCTTGTTCTAGGCCATGTTTAGATAGATTTATTTGATTCTACAATGATTCATGAAGTAGAACTTTAAAAGTGTTGTTATATTTCTGCCTAGATTGTGTAGAAAAATTTTAGAACTTTTTACTTCAGTGGAACTTTCTCAAGTCGTTTTTTCCATGAGTAAATGCATTAAATCAAGATAATTAGTTTATGTAAATAGAAAATGTTGATATTTTTACCAGAAGTTTTCTTGGAGTGTATGACCATGCTGGCAAAATATGAGGCGTGAAAACTTAGTGGAACTGTCGGTAGAAATGAATCGTGATTTATGCGGATATATATAATCTTATTTTTCATGCTCTGTACACTGATCAATAAAATCTAATAAATTCATTGTAGACTCAACATAAGTTTAGGAGTAGTCAGTAAAAAATTTAGCACCATTACTTTCATGTTTTGTTCTATATAAATGAATCTTGATCTTAGTAGTAGCTGTGTAATGTGTTTTTCTTAATTAATCTGCTACATACAAAgggctgaaatttttacagtaagatTACCACTTAGAGTTGTATACTGTTTAAAAATTTCAACACCAGAATCACTGTATAACTCTAGTTATAACAAGTACATGTTTATTCTATTGTTAATTAAGAAAAATGATATTTCTACATATTGATAAAAGATAAAACAACCCTACAGTTGCTTTATGAACTAAGTTATGttaataactactctataaacgattgcctagAAAATCTTAGTAGAGTTCTTTCATGAATATAAGTTGAGTTTTGTTGGATTAgaactttatagtgaagtaaTCAATAAATCTTTACCACAtaccgagaatatggtaatcaaTAAGTTTAAGTACTTGATTGGACCGGGGCGtagaacatactccccaccgtcttgacTTCGTTCCCTCTATCTATTTACCAGTGTGCATATTGTAATTGATGCAGAatgttttttgaatttttgctgGGATATGTCTCCCTCTTTAGCTTTCATTATTTTCTTAGCATACCCCTTAGGTTGAAATGGTTGTTTCTAGCTTACGTGTGGGATCCCTTTTTCTTCCGACTCTACTTTACAACGGGCCTACTAGAAAAGACAATTTCACAATGAGCTGCTTTCCTGTTTTGTGACAAAATTGcaatagtatttttttctgTCAGTGAGTTTTTCTATATCTCGATTTTTCTTACCATCTATCTTTTTTGTGGAAGAAGAGGAGTAGCATAATTTTTTAGGATTGAGAAGGAGTAATATTGACAGTCCAACTTCTCTCAGCTGACTTTTGATGTGGCTTCATATGCTCCACCAGTGCCTAATGCCCCTGTTATTCACCATGAGCTGCACTGCACTAGTGTCGTAACACTCTTCTCTTCAATCCATCGCATTTGTGACAAGCACGCACGTTTGGCTTTCTACAAAATTAGCACGCACGTTtctcgaaaaaagaatctcgcatgcatgaagtactaaatgaaatctatttgcaaaatttttttagaaatgtgtgtaacttttcgcgacgaatctaatgacggtaagtaatcgatgatttgctacagcggtgctacagtaaccattctctaatcgcgcggttagatgtcttattagattcttcagggtcactagcgcggggttctagagttggttttgtaaactgactttgtttgataccgtaattagcggtcaaaatatcACTATTTATTAGCATGCTACAAAACTAGCTCGAACCAAACAGGCCAATGTCAATGACTCGACTCAGCAAGCGAGGATAGGGCTCttgtcaattttttttgttcggGAAAAGGAAATCTTAAATGAGTcatgttttcttgttttggggGAGAAAAAGACGGCTAAAATGTCCGAGTGAAGACGGGATGTTTAGGACAGCCTTAGTGGCGAGTCGAATCCTCGAGAAGAGAGCGCCACGTAGGCAAAAAAATAGAAATCCACTCCTGCGCCACAATAGTTATGGCCCCACGTAAAACAAAAAGAAATCACAAACTCTGCTTCCTCCACCCATTCCTCCACGAACTCGGACCCGTTCATTTCCCAGAAAATTTTCTATAGTaatcatcacatcgaattttcaaacacatgcatggagcattaaagatagttaaaaaaaataattaattacacagtctaactgattagtacgagatgatttttttaaacctaattagtttatgattgaacattatttatcaaataacaacaaaccATGCTTCCATGACTTTTCATCCCAAAATCATTAACTCAACGGGGCCTCATCCCCTCGCGAGCAGACCATGGCTTCCATCGAGCTAGCCTTCGCCGCATCGGAGATCCGGGAGCCgatgcgcaggcggcggcggaggcccgagcgagcgcggtggcggaggctcGAGCGAGCACGGCAACGaggacgccggcgagcgcggcggccgaggCTCACGGGAGCCCGGCGTCGAGCAAGGAGATGAGGAGGCCGGCGAGCATGGTGATGGAGGCTTGGGCGAGCATAGCGACGAGAAGGCCGGCAAGCGGCGTCAGAGGCTCGAGCAAGCTCGGCGACGAGGAGGTTGGCGAGCGCGGCAAGCGGTGAGCTCGACCGGCAAGCGGTGCGCCGACCACGGCAGGCAGTGAGCACGGTGGCGCGGCTGCGAAGGTTCCGGCGAACGTTGTGGCGAGCGTGGTTGCCGCCACCAGCGAGCGCGTCCGCGGAGGCTCCGGCAAGAGCGGCGGTAGGGAAGCAGGTCTGCAGCGCAGATGAAGCAGAGGCCGGGCCGGGCGTGCGTGCCAAATCATTTTTTATTCTTCAAGAGTCGACTCTCAACTATGCATCgaatcttctctctcctccatgagTCGGGTCCTCCAGTGGTGATGCATCGGTTTGGGCATGCCATGTGGGACCATGGTTCGGTCACTAGAGAAGCTCTTAGAGCAATTTcaacaaattattttttttttctttctcatctTATAAAAAATTTCTCATCACAATTTTAGTTTATTTGAAAGATGTGCTCTAGCAGATTGATTTTCTCTTTCCCCTTTAATTCATGAGTGGCCAAGATCTTCTTATGTATGTGGATCTTGTAGTTAGGAAAGATAGATAGAAAAGGAGAATGTGGAATTCCTCTTTGAAAagaggagaggaaagggaaataaaggggaaaagggaaagagaaaaaaaaaggaaaaatcaatTTATTGGAGCTAAATTTTTTCTCCTAAATCTCTTTTATAGTTAAAAagtgaaaaggaaaaagagaaaaatcaatctgttgaAGTTGCTTTTGGCCATCTTCGATGACCGAATCTTCATCTGACATGGCACCGGAAGGAGTCGATGCAACGATTGGAGAATACGAATCctgaaagagagagaaagaagtcGACTCCTCGCCGATTAAAAAAAATGGACATGGGAGCCGGAGTTACGGTGGTAGCAGCTGATTGGGTGGGCAACGTTTGTTTATACTGCATGCACTGTTTTTTATCTGCTCTCGTAGTTTATTAAGGCTCTGTTTGGTTTGTGCAGTAGCACACTTAGCACAAACTTTAACTAATAATTAGATATACTAAATAAaaacagtttacaaaactaatttcataatcccctgcgctacttcgcgagatgaatctaatgaggccttcgaccgcacgattagatattggtactgtagtattactgtagtcaatcatcaattaattaccgtaattagattcgtcgtgaaaaattacacccatccgtgaagagattttacaaataaatttcgtttagtacttcatacacaTAAGATTCTTTTTATAACGTGAGTAGCGTGGATAAACCAAACAGGGTCTAACCACCATTTTGATCTGATGTGA containing:
- the LOC120665344 gene encoding protein LEAD-SENSITIVE 1-like, with the translated sequence MGLLSNRIGKESLKAGDHIYSWRAAWVYAHHGIFVGDDKVIHFTRGRDQEVGTGTVIDILLVSSAPKRSDTPCPVCTNEDNETSTETNGVVSSCLNCFLAGGALYRFEYAVNPALFLAKARGGTCTLATSDPDEAVIRRAKYLLSNGFRCYNLFKSNCEDFAIYCKTGLLVVERGVVGQSGQAISIIGGPLAAVISTPFRLVTTNIYGMAVIAVGVYCASRYTADIGNRHDVVKVEVEDLTAGLASSRIRAVENQLVVPSESPAA